Proteins co-encoded in one Haladaptatus sp. ZSTT2 genomic window:
- a CDS encoding DUF7854 family protein: MENALAAFEQGETDLASMEQRVRGVLRTYATEFTENARAAYRASGDTSVDGLVVVAASRAQARERILELSEQPSTFTVERVDSP, from the coding sequence ATCGAGAACGCGCTCGCCGCCTTCGAACAGGGTGAGACGGATTTAGCCAGCATGGAACAGCGCGTCCGTGGCGTGTTGCGCACGTATGCGACCGAGTTTACAGAGAATGCGCGGGCCGCCTACCGAGCATCTGGAGATACGTCCGTGGATGGATTGGTCGTGGTCGCGGCGTCGAGAGCACAGGCGCGCGAGCGCATCTTGGAGTTGAGTGAACAACCATCCACCTTCACCGTAGAGCGCGTCGACTCGCCGTAA
- a CDS encoding DUF7504 family protein, which produces MSQQESQEQSLHSTLADTANILLCTPPMSPAADDSCMELLTPPTETDVNVLWVAYSRTPDNCLTHWHQHGNTQPADISIINVGDSVRSASAATGGGGPGPIQTVASAGDLTGLGIAISNVLSQWAETDAQTVVCFDSLTALLQYVEPEKAYEFLHVLTGQLFAADAIAHFHISPDAHDDQTVAMLRSLFDAEVSITEDDDRIVLTR; this is translated from the coding sequence TTGAGCCAACAGGAATCACAGGAGCAATCACTCCACAGTACGCTAGCAGATACCGCCAATATACTCCTGTGTACGCCACCGATGAGTCCAGCGGCGGACGATTCGTGCATGGAGTTGCTGACGCCACCGACGGAGACGGACGTGAACGTCCTGTGGGTTGCCTACTCTCGAACACCTGACAACTGCCTCACGCACTGGCACCAACACGGTAACACGCAACCAGCAGACATTTCGATTATTAACGTTGGTGATAGCGTGCGGTCGGCCAGCGCGGCCACTGGTGGCGGCGGCCCAGGCCCAATCCAGACGGTGGCGAGCGCGGGCGACCTGACTGGACTCGGGATTGCAATCAGCAACGTGCTCTCTCAGTGGGCAGAAACCGACGCCCAAACCGTCGTCTGTTTCGATTCGCTCACGGCGTTGCTCCAGTACGTCGAGCCCGAGAAGGCCTACGAGTTTTTACACGTGCTCACGGGACAGCTGTTCGCCGCAGACGCCATTGCCCACTTCCACATCAGCCCGGACGCTCACGACGACCAAACCGTTGCGATGCTTCGCTCGCTGTTCGACGCCGAAGTTTCGATTACAGAAGACGACGATCGCATCGTACTCACTCGCTGA
- a CDS encoding HIT family protein yields the protein MADDCIFCKIIAGEIPSRTVYEDDNVLAFLDVNPLTKGHTLVIPKAHHRTVADLPDALGEAVFEALYHLTPAVEEAVSADGSNIGVNNGTAAGQEVQHVHAHIVPRFEGDGGGAVHSIIRTMPELTDEEFDAIADGIRAASE from the coding sequence ATGGCCGACGATTGTATTTTCTGTAAGATTATCGCTGGAGAGATTCCGAGTAGAACGGTGTACGAAGACGACAACGTGTTGGCGTTTCTCGACGTGAATCCACTCACGAAAGGCCACACGCTCGTCATCCCGAAAGCCCACCACCGGACCGTGGCAGACCTGCCCGACGCCCTCGGTGAAGCCGTCTTCGAGGCGCTGTATCACCTCACGCCCGCGGTCGAAGAAGCCGTCTCCGCGGACGGGTCGAACATCGGCGTCAACAACGGCACGGCCGCAGGTCAAGAGGTACAACACGTCCACGCTCACATCGTCCCGCGCTTCGAGGGCGACGGCGGCGGGGCCGTCCACTCCATCATCAGAACCATGCCGGAACTGACAGACGAGGAGTTTGACGCCATCGCAGACGGGATTCGCGCCGCTTCCGAGTAA
- a CDS encoding ABC transporter substrate-binding protein translates to MKQSTKSQDQPASTQSRRRFMQAAGAAGLLSVAGCLGGGGGSGGEGTLSIPGLYDQSGPTSDVGRPTALGSRDAFKWINEEGIIDQEINHNGVDYAYDVAQANQQYDEFTSDGTPPIIIGWGTADTEALAPKVARDKIVYISASYSAKLLTEEAPYNFFGNLDYTSQARAHLKWIADNDPDGKVAFIFSNTSFGKAPVEGGKAYAEELGLEVGDDIDLPLTANSATTQLRKAKDDQIDYLIHQNTAAPMQVLLKDRQDVYPEVNVMGLTYTVDELRVQESPETFEGVRYASGFKTFAEVMEGSGQGKDAIEASFEREGRDMEDPGVANLNYVRGVIHAMVALKGIQEATNLDLDPSMGENIRSAMFEISDWDVFGLAEPFTYEEGDRRPTMTGRIYQVEDGEMKFDSKAELPRRDDWIGL, encoded by the coding sequence ATGAAACAGAGTACCAAATCACAAGACCAGCCTGCTAGCACGCAGTCTCGACGACGATTCATGCAGGCTGCGGGTGCTGCAGGCCTCCTCTCGGTCGCTGGCTGCCTCGGCGGTGGCGGTGGTAGTGGTGGCGAAGGCACGCTTTCGATTCCCGGCCTCTACGACCAGAGTGGGCCGACCTCAGACGTCGGTCGCCCGACCGCACTCGGCTCACGAGATGCGTTCAAATGGATTAACGAAGAGGGCATCATCGACCAAGAGATCAACCACAACGGGGTCGACTACGCCTACGACGTCGCGCAGGCAAATCAGCAGTACGACGAGTTTACCTCAGACGGGACGCCCCCAATCATCATTGGTTGGGGTACCGCAGACACCGAAGCGCTCGCGCCGAAAGTCGCCCGCGATAAGATTGTGTACATTTCGGCGTCCTACTCCGCGAAACTGCTCACGGAGGAAGCGCCGTACAACTTCTTCGGCAACTTAGACTACACGAGTCAGGCGCGTGCCCACCTGAAGTGGATTGCGGACAACGACCCCGACGGCAAAGTCGCGTTCATCTTCTCTAACACCTCGTTCGGGAAGGCACCCGTCGAAGGCGGGAAGGCATACGCAGAAGAGTTGGGCTTGGAGGTCGGCGACGACATCGACCTGCCGCTCACGGCGAACTCTGCGACGACGCAGCTTCGTAAGGCGAAGGACGACCAGATCGACTACCTCATCCACCAGAACACGGCCGCACCGATGCAGGTGTTGCTCAAAGACCGCCAGGACGTCTACCCAGAGGTCAACGTCATGGGGCTGACCTACACCGTAGACGAACTCCGCGTCCAAGAGTCACCGGAGACGTTCGAAGGCGTGCGCTACGCGAGTGGGTTCAAGACGTTCGCCGAGGTCATGGAAGGCAGCGGACAGGGTAAAGACGCCATCGAAGCCTCCTTCGAGCGCGAAGGCCGCGACATGGAAGACCCGGGCGTAGCGAACCTCAACTACGTCCGCGGCGTCATCCACGCGATGGTCGCCCTCAAAGGCATTCAGGAAGCCACCAACCTGGACTTAGACCCCTCGATGGGTGAGAACATCCGCTCTGCGATGTTCGAGATCAGCGACTGGGACGTGTTCGGCCTCGCAGAGCCGTTCACCTACGAAGAGGGCGACCGCCGCCCGACCATGACCGGTCGCATCTACCAAGTCGAAGACGGCGAGATGAAGTTCGACTCGAAGGCCGAACTGCCCCGCCGCGACGACTGGATTGGCCTCTGA
- a CDS encoding ABC transporter ATP-binding protein — MTASEAETTDRATETGPPPVVELDNAEIVYDRHFLAVQGVSMEANEGDIIALLGPNGAGKSTILKMISGIGRSERGEVSRGGIYFDGEDVTNFGTNEMVSRGVTHILEGRRSFRDLTVEENLRCGLYRQGRRLRFSEDDYELAFSYFPQLQEIMNLKAGYASGGEQQMLVIARALLHRPRLLLLDEPSLGLAPKLVRDIFETLKEINEKENITMVIADQNAKRTLDIADYGYVMENGQIELHDPADSLKNREEIKEFYLGTSREEGRYTDIRHYKIRKRWT; from the coding sequence ATGACGGCAAGCGAGGCAGAGACGACAGACCGGGCCACAGAAACGGGGCCACCGCCAGTCGTCGAACTCGACAACGCAGAAATCGTCTACGACCGCCACTTCCTCGCCGTCCAAGGCGTCTCGATGGAAGCGAACGAAGGCGACATCATCGCACTCCTTGGCCCGAACGGCGCGGGCAAGAGTACCATCTTAAAGATGATTTCCGGCATCGGCCGCTCCGAGCGTGGCGAGGTGTCTCGCGGAGGCATCTACTTCGACGGCGAGGACGTGACCAACTTCGGGACGAACGAGATGGTCTCCCGCGGCGTGACCCACATCCTCGAAGGACGACGGTCGTTTCGCGACCTGACGGTCGAAGAGAACCTCCGTTGTGGCCTCTACCGACAGGGCCGCCGGTTGCGTTTCAGCGAGGACGACTACGAACTCGCGTTCTCGTATTTCCCGCAGTTACAGGAGATAATGAACCTGAAAGCGGGGTACGCAAGCGGTGGCGAACAGCAGATGCTCGTGATTGCACGCGCGTTGCTCCACCGGCCGCGACTCCTCTTGCTCGATGAGCCATCGCTCGGCCTCGCGCCGAAACTGGTGCGCGACATCTTCGAGACGCTCAAAGAAATCAACGAAAAGGAGAACATCACGATGGTCATCGCAGACCAGAACGCCAAACGCACCCTCGATATCGCAGACTATGGCTATGTTATGGAAAACGGGCAAATCGAGCTTCACGACCCAGCAGACAGCCTCAAGAACCGCGAGGAAATCAAGGAGTTCTACCTCGGCACGAGTCGTGAGGAAGGGCGGTATACGGACATCCGCCACTACAAGATTCGCAAGCGGTGGACCTGA
- a CDS encoding ABC transporter ATP-binding protein, producing the protein MSNSTFDVRGGPPVPPEEAALGCKGITKTFGAVTAVDDVTISIQKGEWVSIVGPNGAGKTSLLNVINGFYEPDPGGQVFLDGQDVTDMKSYQRARHGLGRTFQGLELFESEDVIENVITVKSISRRPNLLEAMLFYWRGRDIEEKNMREVEEIIDYLELWEYRHSPISSLPLGIRRRVDLARALALDPDVILLDEAMSGLTFEEKYDMVRFLTDLYEERGLTVVMIEHDLEVVTDVSDRMIVLQEGAVIARGPPEAVTADSLVAEVYTGVE; encoded by the coding sequence GTGAGCAACTCAACGTTCGACGTGCGAGGCGGCCCACCAGTTCCCCCGGAGGAAGCCGCCCTCGGCTGTAAGGGCATCACCAAAACCTTCGGCGCGGTCACGGCCGTAGACGACGTCACCATCTCCATCCAGAAAGGCGAGTGGGTGTCGATTGTCGGCCCGAACGGCGCGGGCAAGACAAGCCTGCTCAACGTCATCAACGGGTTTTACGAGCCAGACCCCGGCGGACAGGTGTTCCTCGATGGGCAGGACGTGACGGACATGAAGTCCTACCAGCGGGCGCGCCACGGCCTCGGGCGGACGTTCCAAGGCCTCGAACTGTTCGAGAGCGAAGACGTCATCGAGAACGTCATCACGGTCAAGTCAATCAGCCGTCGCCCCAACCTACTTGAGGCGATGTTGTTCTACTGGCGCGGCCGGGACATCGAGGAGAAAAATATGCGCGAGGTCGAGGAGATTATCGACTATCTCGAACTCTGGGAGTATCGCCACAGCCCGATTTCGAGCCTCCCGCTTGGCATTCGTCGGCGGGTAGATTTGGCCCGGGCGCTCGCGCTCGACCCGGACGTGATCCTCTTAGACGAGGCCATGAGCGGCCTCACCTTCGAGGAGAAGTACGACATGGTGCGCTTTCTGACCGACCTCTACGAAGAGCGCGGCCTGACCGTCGTGATGATCGAACACGACCTCGAAGTCGTCACTGACGTTTCAGACCGGATGATCGTGCTCCAAGAGGGTGCGGTCATCGCCCGTGGGCCGCCAGAGGCGGTCACCGCAGACTCGCTCGTCGCAGAAGTGTACACGGGGGTTGAGTGA
- a CDS encoding AMP-binding protein: MAQDELSTGVSVDRVASAPEGDIDIVSDRSLPEILLDHVAKHGDDIALRWKQFGIWQEFNWTAYYDRVRWFALGLEEYGFGEGDVLFTIGYNRPHQLWAWLGAQSLGGMAAPNYQDMLPEEIGKQLDLLRPRIVFAEDQEMVDKVLSVADDAPGLETIIYRDERGMFRYEQDDPNIVSYAEVEARGRERLENGEVDSDYVAERIRAIDPNTPAMLSPTSGTTGTPKRVQLSHFNFVNLANAAIEIDPLPKESDYFSYLPMAWVGEQMILIAAAFVGGWTANFPEQKETEREDLREIGPEIIFSSPRTYEAWVADIKAKIENTTRLKRWTYEKAMAIGQEYTEYITGEKAGETPPATLRAKNWLAYWLAYRPILDKIGLKRAKNVYTGGGPLGEEHFEYYHALGVRLKQIWGQSEVCGFVTMHRDGDIQADTVGQVFPNVEVGLTPGGELVVRGPVVTSGYYNQPEKTASAIEDGWLHTDDFGDITEDGHVKVFDRMDDVLELADGTAIAPISVETKLKFNPYIKEAMVVGDGRDYLAAVLNIRFDNVAEWADQRDIQYAGYRDLTQKPEVLDLITGVVEETNARLEGNEIRKFIVLFKEFDPDDGELTRTGKIRRQVVGERYASLVEDIYSDKEDCEIDITITYQDGRETREHGEMAIIDLDTVDEEEVAADGGTE; encoded by the coding sequence ATGGCCCAAGACGAACTCTCGACCGGCGTGAGCGTAGACCGCGTGGCGAGCGCGCCCGAAGGCGACATCGACATCGTCTCAGACCGCTCGCTGCCCGAAATTCTGTTAGACCACGTCGCAAAACACGGCGACGATATCGCGCTTCGCTGGAAGCAGTTCGGCATCTGGCAAGAGTTCAACTGGACGGCCTACTACGACCGCGTCCGGTGGTTTGCCCTCGGCTTAGAGGAGTACGGCTTCGGTGAAGGCGACGTGCTGTTCACGATTGGCTACAACCGCCCCCACCAGCTGTGGGCGTGGCTTGGCGCACAGTCGCTCGGCGGGATGGCCGCGCCGAACTATCAGGACATGCTCCCCGAGGAAATCGGGAAGCAACTTGACCTGCTTCGCCCGCGCATCGTGTTCGCAGAAGACCAGGAGATGGTCGATAAGGTGCTCTCGGTCGCAGACGACGCACCCGGCTTAGAGACCATCATCTACCGCGACGAACGCGGGATGTTCCGCTACGAGCAGGACGACCCGAACATCGTCAGCTACGCGGAGGTAGAAGCCCGCGGACGCGAGCGCTTAGAAAACGGCGAGGTCGATAGCGATTACGTCGCAGAGCGCATCCGCGCTATCGACCCAAACACGCCCGCAATGCTCTCGCCGACGAGTGGGACGACGGGCACGCCAAAGCGGGTGCAACTGTCGCACTTCAACTTCGTGAATCTCGCGAACGCGGCCATCGAAATCGACCCACTCCCCAAAGAGTCGGACTACTTCTCGTACCTGCCGATGGCGTGGGTTGGCGAACAGATGATTCTCATCGCCGCCGCGTTCGTCGGCGGGTGGACGGCCAACTTCCCCGAACAGAAGGAGACCGAACGCGAAGACCTCCGCGAGATTGGCCCGGAAATCATCTTCTCGTCGCCGCGCACCTACGAGGCGTGGGTCGCAGACATCAAGGCGAAAATCGAGAACACCACGCGACTGAAGCGCTGGACCTACGAGAAGGCGATGGCCATTGGCCAGGAATATACAGAATACATCACCGGCGAGAAGGCAGGCGAGACACCGCCTGCGACGCTGCGGGCGAAAAACTGGCTCGCCTACTGGCTGGCCTACCGCCCGATTCTCGACAAAATCGGGCTGAAACGCGCGAAAAACGTCTACACCGGTGGCGGTCCGCTCGGTGAAGAGCACTTCGAATACTACCACGCCCTCGGCGTACGCCTCAAACAGATTTGGGGCCAGTCGGAGGTGTGTGGATTCGTGACGATGCACCGCGACGGCGACATTCAGGCCGACACCGTTGGCCAAGTGTTCCCGAACGTCGAAGTCGGACTCACCCCCGGTGGCGAACTCGTCGTTCGCGGCCCTGTGGTTACCTCGGGGTACTACAACCAGCCAGAGAAGACGGCCTCGGCCATCGAAGACGGCTGGCTCCACACCGACGATTTCGGCGACATCACCGAAGACGGCCACGTCAAGGTGTTCGACCGGATGGACGACGTGCTCGAACTCGCAGACGGGACGGCAATCGCTCCCATCAGCGTCGAGACGAAGCTCAAGTTCAACCCGTACATCAAAGAGGCGATGGTCGTCGGTGACGGCCGCGACTACCTCGCGGCGGTGCTCAACATCCGCTTTGACAACGTCGCAGAGTGGGCAGACCAGCGTGACATCCAGTACGCTGGCTACCGCGACCTCACCCAGAAACCCGAGGTACTGGACCTCATCACGGGCGTGGTCGAGGAGACCAACGCCCGCTTGGAAGGCAACGAGATTCGAAAGTTCATCGTCCTGTTCAAGGAGTTCGACCCCGACGACGGCGAACTCACCCGGACGGGGAAGATTCGCCGCCAGGTCGTTGGCGAACGCTACGCCTCGCTCGTGGAGGACATCTACAGCGACAAAGAAGACTGTGAAATCGACATCACCATCACGTATCAGGACGGCCGCGAGACGCGCGAACACGGCGAAATGGCGATTATCGACCTCGACACAGTTGACGAGGAAGAGGTTGCAGCAGACGGAGGGACGGAATAA
- a CDS encoding branched-chain amino acid ABC transporter permease, whose amino-acid sequence MVDVPALFATLVAGVGIGAIYALVAMGFSLIYKVTGVLNFAQGQLALVGAYFVAIFAAPSIIWFVPAGVLPTLGGVVALVATILVGVLLGVLLERAIFRFFIGEPVLSVIIVTLALGGIFSGFIQFLVGPNFRAYPEAILPNWSVPLPFGTEIGGPFAIGVVLSLVVVIALMVFFRYTVTGSILRAASSDQQAAMALGVSIERTIIIAWTLSITITAIGGILLAMANGGAGFAIETTGIIILVAVVFGGLDSVPGAFLGAIVVGLLRELGRFYVEDFVGAGFAEILPLIFLLFIIVVKPYGLFGTERIERI is encoded by the coding sequence ATGGTTGACGTTCCTGCCCTGTTCGCGACGCTCGTCGCGGGCGTCGGCATCGGCGCAATCTACGCGCTCGTCGCGATGGGCTTTTCGCTCATCTACAAAGTGACGGGCGTGCTCAACTTCGCCCAAGGCCAACTCGCGCTCGTCGGGGCGTACTTCGTCGCGATTTTCGCCGCTCCGAGCATCATCTGGTTCGTCCCCGCAGGGGTACTCCCGACGCTCGGTGGCGTCGTCGCGCTCGTCGCGACCATCCTCGTCGGCGTGCTGCTTGGCGTGCTGTTAGAGCGGGCCATCTTCCGATTCTTCATCGGAGAACCCGTGCTGTCGGTGATTATCGTCACCCTCGCGTTGGGTGGCATCTTCAGCGGCTTCATCCAGTTCCTCGTCGGCCCGAACTTCCGCGCCTACCCGGAGGCGATATTACCAAACTGGAGCGTGCCGCTCCCGTTCGGGACGGAGATTGGCGGGCCGTTCGCCATCGGCGTCGTGCTCTCGCTGGTCGTTGTCATCGCGCTCATGGTGTTCTTCCGGTACACCGTCACGGGGTCGATTCTCCGGGCGGCGTCCTCAGACCAGCAAGCGGCGATGGCGCTCGGCGTCTCCATCGAGCGGACGATTATCATCGCGTGGACGCTCTCGATTACGATTACCGCAATCGGAGGCATCCTGCTCGCCATGGCGAACGGCGGGGCTGGCTTCGCCATCGAAACCACGGGCATCATCATCCTCGTGGCGGTGGTGTTTGGCGGGCTTGACAGCGTTCCGGGGGCGTTCCTCGGGGCGATTGTCGTTGGCCTGCTGCGGGAACTCGGGCGCTTTTACGTCGAGGATTTCGTCGGCGCAGGGTTCGCAGAAATCCTGCCGCTCATCTTCCTGCTGTTCATCATCGTCGTGAAACCGTACGGCCTGTTCGGCACCGAACGCATCGAGAGAATCTAA
- a CDS encoding branched-chain amino acid ABC transporter permease — translation MPCGEYFTDYGSRMGLFRWRTQRIALVFGLPIPFLLPFVIGGGTLNLFAQIYIFAIAVLGLNVILGYAGEIVLAQGAFMAIGAYSTSRMLGTGAGLLPAMIVGGIIAAGVSVAFGLPAVRVKGFYIAISTLALQFIAEWFFLNDKAAFIHGGVQQTVPVDVGLLGSFIRISSRTDIYFLALISMLVFALLSLNFSRTGIGRSFRAVHENDLAAAVLGINVFRNKLLAFAIGGFMIGFSGGLYAVLIGFLDPSFFTIELTLQHYVMLLFGGLGRVWGALLGVAMVAILLDNLQEFFNTYAPDATSLIPVIFGAIIIVVLAVEPKGVLAALGQLKEYLRKWPYAY, via the coding sequence ATGCCCTGCGGTGAGTACTTCACGGACTACGGGTCGCGGATGGGACTGTTTCGCTGGCGCACCCAGCGAATCGCCCTCGTGTTCGGCCTGCCGATTCCGTTCCTCCTCCCGTTCGTGATAGGTGGGGGGACGCTCAATCTGTTCGCCCAGATTTACATCTTTGCGATTGCCGTCCTCGGCTTGAACGTCATTCTCGGCTACGCCGGGGAAATCGTGCTCGCACAGGGGGCGTTCATGGCAATCGGGGCGTACAGCACCTCGCGGATGCTCGGGACGGGCGCTGGCTTACTGCCCGCCATGATCGTCGGTGGCATCATCGCCGCGGGCGTGTCGGTGGCCTTTGGCCTCCCCGCAGTTCGCGTCAAAGGCTTCTACATCGCCATCTCGACGCTCGCCCTGCAGTTCATCGCCGAGTGGTTCTTCCTGAACGACAAGGCGGCGTTCATCCACGGGGGCGTCCAGCAGACTGTTCCCGTAGACGTGGGCCTCCTCGGGAGTTTCATTCGGATTAGCTCGCGGACGGACATCTACTTCCTCGCGCTCATCTCGATGCTGGTGTTCGCGTTGCTGTCACTCAACTTCAGTCGAACGGGTATCGGGCGGTCGTTCCGTGCGGTCCACGAAAACGACCTCGCTGCGGCCGTCCTCGGCATCAACGTGTTCCGCAACAAGCTGCTCGCGTTCGCCATCGGCGGGTTCATGATTGGCTTTTCGGGCGGCCTCTACGCCGTCTTGATTGGCTTCTTAGACCCGAGTTTCTTCACCATCGAACTGACGCTCCAACACTACGTCATGCTCCTGTTCGGGGGGCTTGGCCGCGTCTGGGGCGCGCTGCTCGGCGTGGCGATGGTGGCGATTCTCCTCGACAACCTCCAGGAGTTCTTCAACACCTACGCACCCGACGCGACGTCGCTGATTCCGGTCATCTTCGGAGCCATCATCATCGTCGTGCTCGCCGTCGAGCCAAAGGGGGTGTTGGCTGCGCTCGGCCAACTCAAAGAATACCTGCGCAAGTGGCCATACGCCTATTAG
- a CDS encoding PaaI family thioesterase has product MNRTQTARSLLDSLPFHEAHGIEIVEVTEDTATTRIPFSDDLVGNPDVPAIHGGVLAALVDLTGAALFVGNLGRYTPTIDMRIDYLTHAGAETLVGTATRVREGESIGVADIEIRAGDTVCAAGMGTYKLST; this is encoded by the coding sequence ATGAATCGGACGCAAACCGCCCGCTCTCTTCTCGATAGTTTGCCGTTTCACGAAGCCCACGGCATCGAAATCGTCGAGGTGACCGAAGACACCGCGACGACGCGCATCCCCTTTTCTGACGACCTCGTTGGCAACCCGGACGTGCCCGCCATCCACGGCGGCGTCCTCGCCGCGCTCGTCGACCTGACCGGCGCGGCGCTGTTCGTCGGAAACCTCGGGCGCTACACCCCGACCATCGACATGCGCATCGACTATCTCACTCACGCCGGAGCGGAGACGCTCGTCGGCACCGCCACCCGCGTCCGCGAAGGCGAGTCGATTGGCGTCGCGGACATCGAGATTCGCGCCGGAGACACGGTGTGTGCCGCCGGGATGGGCACGTACAAGCTCTCGACATGA
- a CDS encoding amidohydrolase family protein, producing MTFAPATDAHVHLMPDSLMTAIRGALYDAAEWEIDHPTDRETMEAELTAEGVAKYIALPYAHKPEIAAELNDWVLAQCANSEMAVPFATVHGDDEVGEVVKRAFEKGARGLKFQCPVQGCGPADPRLDPAFELAAEYDRPIMFHAGTAPMFRDNPAVGFDQFVQFVETYPEVRACCAHMGTYDHEAFIECARENEQVFLDTTVAMSASAPEYMDFDPAVIDDDVFEDLAGSIMYGSDYPNIPYSYEDERTHLLSRDLSAEAFEQLFRGAAERFLGEN from the coding sequence ATGACGTTCGCCCCCGCAACCGACGCCCACGTCCACCTGATGCCAGACAGCCTGATGACCGCCATCCGCGGGGCGCTGTACGACGCCGCCGAGTGGGAAATCGACCACCCGACCGACCGCGAGACGATGGAGGCAGAACTCACCGCAGAAGGCGTCGCAAAATACATCGCGCTTCCTTACGCCCACAAACCTGAGATTGCGGCCGAGTTAAACGACTGGGTGCTCGCCCAGTGTGCGAACTCTGAAATGGCTGTGCCGTTCGCCACCGTCCACGGCGACGACGAGGTTGGCGAAGTCGTCAAAAGAGCGTTCGAGAAGGGCGCACGCGGCCTCAAGTTCCAGTGTCCGGTGCAGGGTTGTGGCCCCGCAGACCCCCGGCTCGACCCGGCGTTTGAACTGGCTGCCGAATACGACCGGCCCATCATGTTCCACGCCGGCACCGCACCGATGTTCCGCGACAACCCCGCCGTTGGCTTCGACCAGTTCGTCCAGTTCGTCGAGACCTACCCCGAGGTACGCGCGTGCTGTGCGCACATGGGCACCTACGACCACGAGGCGTTCATCGAGTGCGCCCGCGAGAACGAACAGGTGTTCTTGGACACGACCGTCGCCATGTCCGCCTCCGCACCCGAGTACATGGACTTCGACCCGGCGGTGATTGACGACGACGTGTTCGAAGACCTTGCTGGCTCGATCATGTACGGCTCTGACTACCCGAACATTCCGTATTCCTACGAAGACGAGCGGACGCACCTGCTCTCGCGTGACCTTTCAGCAGAAGCGTTCGAGCAGTTGTTCCGCGGGGCGGCAGAACGGTTTTTGGGGGAAAATTAA
- a CDS encoding enoyl-CoA hydratase/isomerase family protein, which yields MSYERIVYELHADDDRLAVIRLDNPERHNVLDERMVLELYDAFDRADQDSSVQGILLTSSSDTFCAGADLGELNGLTFEEGARWLTTYFEAIDMLRDTGKPAVAAIEGTCVAGGNELVMGCDLIVAGRSARFGQPEVGVGSTAAGGGVQLLPLIVGEKRAREMLLTGSLLSAPEAERIGLINRVVEDGDAEAHAVELLQTIVDTKSPQAYRTIKTILKPWTNFGLLAEEMARDMTANVWASDEFTERANAFLKREELKPREFTGTQPRTRD from the coding sequence ATGTCTTACGAGCGAATCGTGTACGAGCTGCACGCCGACGATGACCGCCTCGCCGTCATCCGTCTCGACAACCCGGAGCGCCACAATGTCCTAGACGAGCGGATGGTCCTCGAACTGTACGACGCGTTCGACCGCGCAGATCAGGATTCGTCCGTCCAAGGGATTCTCCTCACCTCCTCAAGCGATACCTTCTGTGCCGGGGCTGACTTGGGCGAACTGAACGGCCTCACCTTCGAAGAGGGCGCGCGCTGGCTCACCACCTACTTCGAGGCCATCGACATGCTCAGAGACACGGGCAAGCCCGCCGTCGCCGCCATCGAAGGCACCTGCGTCGCGGGCGGCAACGAACTCGTGATGGGCTGTGACCTCATCGTCGCCGGGCGCTCTGCGCGCTTTGGCCAGCCGGAAGTTGGCGTCGGCTCGACTGCTGCAGGCGGCGGCGTCCAACTCTTGCCGCTCATCGTTGGCGAGAAACGCGCCCGCGAGATGCTTCTCACCGGGTCGCTCCTCTCCGCGCCGGAAGCAGAGCGAATCGGCCTCATCAACCGCGTGGTCGAAGACGGCGACGCAGAAGCGCACGCCGTGGAACTGCTCCAAACGATTGTGGATACAAAAAGCCCGCAAGCCTACCGCACCATCAAAACCATCCTCAAACCGTGGACGAACTTCGGCCTGCTCGCAGAGGAGATGGCCCGCGATATGACCGCGAACGTCTGGGCCTCAGACGAGTTCACCGAACGCGCAAACGCCTTCCTCAAACGCGAAGAACTGAAACCGCGCGAGTTCACCGGCACCCAGCCCCGGACGCGAGATTAA